One window from the genome of Macrobrachium rosenbergii isolate ZJJX-2024 chromosome 2, ASM4041242v1, whole genome shotgun sequence encodes:
- the Lsm10 gene encoding U7 snRNA-associated Sm-like protein LSm10 isoform X1: MGLHAREIQHQYNTLACLLIGLEGWRTTVELHNDAFVTGLIVEVDAKMNMEMQGARYTDGNGKSVLLDNFHVRGRKIRYVHIPDQVDVTKLITEKVTPRESKRKMTKKGFIAQKRTEQTLRRYRRQQEAQAEAGSRSAESPQPSTSKD; encoded by the exons ATGGGTTTACATGCTCGAGAAATACAGCACCAGTACAATACATTGGCTTGCCTTCTTATAGGTTTGGAAGGTTGGAGAACAACTGTTGAACTTCATAATGATGCATTTGTAACTGGTTTGATTGTAGAAGTAGATGC GAAAATGAACATGGAAATGCAAGGTGCACGGTACACAGATGGGAATGGAAAGTCTGTTTTACTGGATAACTTTCATGTTAGAGGAAGGAAAATCCGATATGTTCATATACCTGACCAG GTAGATGTCACGAAATTGATAACTGAGAAAGTCACCCCAAGGGAATCAAAGCGTAAAATGACCAAGAAGGGTTTCATAGCACAGAAGCGTACTGAACAGACTTTGAGGCGATatagaaggcagcaagaagctcAAGCAGAAGCAGGATCAAGAAGTGCTGAGAGCCCTCAGCCTTCCACAAGCAAAGACTGA
- the Lsm10 gene encoding U7 snRNA-associated Sm-like protein LSm10 isoform X2, with protein MVLLLLKMGLHAREIQHQYNTLACLLIGLEGWRTTVELHNDAFVTGLIVEVDAKMNMEMQGARYTDGNGKSVLLDNFHVRGRKIRYVHIPDQVDVTKLITEKVTPRESKRKMTKKGFIAQKRTEQTLRRYRRQQEAQAEAGSRSAESPQPSTSKD; from the exons GTACTGCTGTTACTGAAGATGGGTTTACATGCTCGAGAAATACAGCACCAGTACAATACATTGGCTTGCCTTCTTATAGGTTTGGAAGGTTGGAGAACAACTGTTGAACTTCATAATGATGCATTTGTAACTGGTTTGATTGTAGAAGTAGATGC GAAAATGAACATGGAAATGCAAGGTGCACGGTACACAGATGGGAATGGAAAGTCTGTTTTACTGGATAACTTTCATGTTAGAGGAAGGAAAATCCGATATGTTCATATACCTGACCAG GTAGATGTCACGAAATTGATAACTGAGAAAGTCACCCCAAGGGAATCAAAGCGTAAAATGACCAAGAAGGGTTTCATAGCACAGAAGCGTACTGAACAGACTTTGAGGCGATatagaaggcagcaagaagctcAAGCAGAAGCAGGATCAAGAAGTGCTGAGAGCCCTCAGCCTTCCACAAGCAAAGACTGA